From one Vibrio neonatus genomic stretch:
- a CDS encoding bifunctional metallophosphatase/5'-nucleotidase has product MNKKILALAVVAGLVGCNSSSSDNEAQSGESFDLRILHINDHHSKLDATGPVELTLGGVDAEVEVGGFPRLVTKFNELQNDNTLRLHAGDAITGTMYYSLFREELPDALMMNQVCFDAFALGNHEFDDGNEQLAHFIDTLQNGTDGCGTEVLAANIDVPPTNPIYDMYAPYKIFDVAGQKVGVIGIDIAAKTQVSSSPSEDTTFLDEVETSQQYIDTLQEKGVDKIVLLTHYTYDNDVAMARQLTGVDVIVGGDSHTLLGDEAFYDAIDYGEPLGEYPTVVSNASGEDVCIVTAWDNAQVLGELNISFDEAGNVTQCAGTPHLLLGDEFTNPDEESDGTLTAEQIETIETYIADTPQLSIVDKDEVTSEKLAHFADQVEEKMLEIIGNSNGLLCHERTPGSYHSSGSTLCPEGTTERDFMNKHGSIIANVVAEAFVDMSLRSDLAIQNSGGVRTNIVPGDVSVGHAFNVVPFTNFLVNLDMTGQEIINTLEDAIDNVAVNNSSGAFPVAANLRFDVDMNATKGERLSNVEARRKNADGTFGEWHDIELDNEYVVVTNDFIAAGGDSYDSFVQVYEDADRREDTGLLYTDSLINYIKKLEANGQSLEIPEASEMSVQNFTPLN; this is encoded by the coding sequence ATGAACAAGAAAATATTAGCTTTAGCTGTTGTAGCTGGCTTAGTAGGTTGTAATTCTTCTAGCTCAGATAATGAAGCGCAAAGCGGTGAATCATTTGACCTTCGTATTTTGCACATCAACGATCATCACTCAAAACTAGATGCAACAGGTCCAGTTGAGTTGACTCTTGGTGGTGTTGATGCTGAAGTTGAAGTAGGTGGTTTCCCACGCCTTGTAACTAAGTTTAACGAACTGCAAAACGACAACACGCTTCGTTTGCATGCGGGTGATGCAATCACAGGTACTATGTACTACAGCTTGTTCCGTGAAGAGCTTCCTGATGCACTAATGATGAACCAAGTGTGTTTTGATGCATTCGCATTAGGTAACCATGAATTTGATGATGGTAACGAGCAACTGGCTCACTTCATCGATACTTTACAAAATGGCACTGACGGATGTGGTACAGAAGTACTTGCTGCTAACATCGATGTACCTCCAACTAACCCTATTTACGATATGTATGCGCCGTACAAAATTTTTGACGTAGCAGGACAGAAAGTAGGCGTTATCGGTATTGATATCGCGGCTAAAACTCAGGTGTCATCTTCTCCTTCAGAAGACACTACTTTCCTAGACGAAGTAGAAACTTCTCAACAATACATCGATACCCTACAAGAGAAAGGCGTAGACAAGATCGTATTGCTTACGCACTACACATACGATAATGACGTTGCAATGGCCAGGCAGTTAACTGGTGTTGACGTGATTGTGGGTGGTGACAGCCACACATTGCTGGGCGATGAAGCATTCTATGATGCAATTGACTACGGTGAACCATTAGGTGAATACCCAACAGTAGTATCAAATGCTTCTGGTGAAGATGTATGTATTGTTACTGCTTGGGATAACGCGCAAGTACTTGGCGAGCTAAACATCAGCTTTGATGAAGCTGGTAACGTGACCCAATGTGCGGGTACTCCACACCTATTACTAGGCGATGAGTTCACTAACCCAGACGAGGAGAGCGACGGGACTCTAACTGCAGAGCAGATTGAAACAATCGAAACGTACATTGCAGATACTCCACAGCTAAGTATTGTTGACAAAGACGAAGTCACTTCTGAAAAACTGGCGCATTTTGCTGACCAAGTTGAAGAAAAAATGCTTGAAATTATCGGCAACAGCAACGGCTTACTATGTCATGAGCGTACGCCTGGTTCTTATCACTCTTCTGGTAGTACTTTGTGTCCTGAAGGCACCACTGAGCGTGACTTTATGAACAAGCACGGTAGCATCATAGCTAACGTAGTTGCAGAAGCATTTGTTGACATGTCTTTGCGTTCTGACCTTGCTATTCAAAACAGTGGCGGTGTACGTACGAATATCGTACCAGGTGATGTTTCTGTTGGTCACGCATTCAACGTTGTACCATTTACTAACTTTCTAGTGAACTTAGACATGACAGGCCAAGAGATTATCAACACGTTAGAAGACGCGATTGATAACGTAGCGGTAAACAACTCAAGTGGCGCATTCCCTGTGGCAGCGAACTTGCGTTTTGATGTCGATATGAACGCTACCAAAGGTGAACGTCTGAGCAATGTAGAAGCTCGTCGTAAAAACGCTGATGGTACATTTGGTGAGTGGCATGACATTGAACTAGATAATGAGTACGTGGTAGTAACAAACGACTTCATCGCCGCTGGTGGTGATAGTTATGACTCATTTGTTCAAGTATATGAAGATGCAGACCGTCGTGAAGATACTGGTCTTCTATACACAGATTCTTTGATTAACTACATCAAGAAACTAGAAGCAAACGGTCAGTCTTTAGAAATCCCTGAAGCGTCTGAAATGTCTGTACAAAACTTCACTCCTTTAAACTAA
- a CDS encoding ExeM/NucH family extracellular endonuclease, whose amino-acid sequence MNKIKMAWTLPCLLAAGGANANIIISEVVEGSGNNKAIEIANIGDSAVTLDGYLLQKELNLDGVWGSSFSLDGITLQPFETYVVGNSSAVADLKALFDDVDNTLVSFNGNDPLRLVLNGEVIDLFGPSGESDHNFNDERTMVRCDYSANGTWNESQWLTFPQNDWSDIGNIAASCDSGEAPEAPVGEEATIAQLQGEGQWSPYTDPANYQFESEETFVVKGVVTHVQSSNLDNDLLTGFFMQDPADTTTNASNGIFVSAAVSNIKVGDEVAVTAKVQEHYSWTQLGSTSARAFVEVLGEGENIEPTTITALESDENFEQTLERYEGMLVRVNAETDMHVARTFGFDYSAYRNNMVLAHQSVNYHPNQLNTPLTDGAAEQDASNADRRLFVESSMDAADGVVPWYPNFAKDNGTGTSDDYIRVGAQLSEEGLTGVLGYSYSEYRLYVHNTADNSTFVENERSQAPNLEEGDLVVSSFNVLNFFNSPFGGRDNPTNSNRGAESVAEFDMQLEKIVSALVAIDADIYGLIEIENNGFDENSAIHVLVEALNSRLDEADQYQIAMPNDLEGEGFVGTDAITNKIIYRPSTATLNDTYVIELPQQHVTENGSTKSAYQRDAFTASFAVENAEKDLVISTNHFKSKGSTCWEDEATADQEDDVNLQGSCEHFRVSAAYQLAQELNKIDGYKVVMGDLNSYGQEDAILVLTNRDNAPADYEIHAARNTYIGGDATNGTLLHGEEGALIEESFDYLDIVEELKPKTYSYSYNDTMGTLDYVLVDNELKDFVVDAEVWSINAVESTLFEYANQYTGDLVKFNDAYRSSDHDPTIVVFAFNNNDEGSEDGDDNLPEGDDGSEDGDNNTPEGDNGNDNDSQEGGDVQGSSGGSFDFLTLMLILSGFFVRGRARRNV is encoded by the coding sequence ATGAACAAGATAAAAATGGCTTGGACTCTACCCTGCTTATTAGCAGCTGGCGGTGCAAATGCCAATATTATAATTTCAGAAGTGGTTGAAGGATCAGGTAATAATAAAGCCATTGAAATTGCCAACATTGGCGATAGTGCAGTTACTCTAGACGGCTATCTTTTGCAAAAAGAGCTCAACCTTGACGGCGTTTGGGGATCGAGCTTTTCACTTGACGGAATCACTCTACAGCCTTTCGAAACTTACGTTGTTGGAAATTCTAGTGCTGTAGCGGACTTAAAAGCACTATTTGATGACGTAGATAACACCCTTGTAAGCTTCAACGGTAATGACCCACTTCGTCTCGTATTGAACGGTGAAGTGATTGATTTATTTGGACCAAGTGGTGAGTCTGATCATAATTTTAATGATGAGAGGACTATGGTTCGCTGTGACTACTCAGCGAATGGCACTTGGAATGAATCACAGTGGCTAACATTCCCTCAAAATGACTGGAGCGACATAGGTAATATCGCAGCCAGTTGTGATTCGGGAGAAGCGCCTGAAGCACCCGTTGGTGAAGAAGCCACTATTGCACAGCTGCAAGGCGAAGGTCAGTGGTCACCGTACACAGATCCTGCAAACTATCAGTTTGAATCAGAAGAAACGTTTGTTGTAAAAGGCGTTGTCACTCACGTACAAAGTTCAAATCTAGATAACGATCTTCTTACTGGATTCTTTATGCAAGATCCAGCAGACACGACTACCAATGCTTCAAACGGCATTTTTGTTAGCGCTGCTGTTAGCAACATCAAGGTCGGTGACGAAGTTGCGGTTACCGCAAAAGTGCAAGAGCACTACTCTTGGACTCAGCTAGGTTCTACTTCAGCGCGCGCATTTGTTGAAGTGCTTGGCGAAGGTGAAAACATTGAGCCAACGACAATTACCGCCCTTGAAAGCGATGAAAACTTCGAACAAACGCTAGAGCGTTACGAAGGTATGTTGGTGCGTGTAAACGCTGAAACTGACATGCACGTTGCACGTACTTTTGGTTTTGATTACAGCGCATACCGCAACAACATGGTACTGGCTCATCAATCAGTTAACTACCATCCAAACCAACTTAACACGCCACTAACGGATGGCGCAGCTGAGCAAGATGCAAGCAACGCTGATCGTCGTCTATTTGTTGAATCATCAATGGATGCAGCAGATGGCGTTGTACCTTGGTACCCTAACTTTGCAAAAGACAACGGCACAGGCACTAGTGATGACTACATCCGTGTTGGCGCGCAACTTAGCGAAGAAGGTTTAACAGGCGTACTAGGTTACTCATATTCTGAATACCGCCTATACGTACACAACACAGCTGACAACAGCACTTTTGTTGAGAACGAACGTTCACAAGCACCTAACCTAGAAGAGGGAGACTTAGTGGTTTCTAGCTTCAACGTGCTTAACTTCTTCAACTCTCCATTTGGTGGTCGCGATAACCCAACCAACAGCAACCGTGGCGCAGAAAGCGTTGCTGAATTTGATATGCAATTAGAGAAAATCGTTAGTGCATTGGTTGCTATCGACGCTGACATCTACGGTCTAATTGAAATTGAAAACAACGGTTTTGACGAAAACTCTGCTATCCATGTTCTGGTTGAAGCGCTAAACAGTCGTCTAGACGAAGCTGACCAATACCAAATTGCTATGCCTAACGACCTTGAAGGTGAAGGCTTTGTCGGTACAGATGCAATCACTAACAAAATCATTTATCGCCCTAGCACTGCTACGCTAAATGACACTTACGTGATTGAACTGCCACAGCAGCACGTAACAGAAAATGGCAGCACTAAGAGCGCGTATCAGCGTGATGCATTCACTGCTTCTTTCGCTGTTGAAAATGCAGAAAAAGATCTGGTGATCTCGACCAACCACTTCAAATCAAAAGGTTCGACGTGTTGGGAAGATGAAGCAACGGCTGATCAAGAAGACGATGTGAACCTGCAAGGTAGCTGTGAGCACTTCCGTGTATCAGCGGCTTACCAACTGGCTCAAGAGTTGAACAAGATCGACGGCTACAAAGTGGTTATGGGTGACCTTAACAGCTACGGTCAAGAAGATGCTATCTTGGTATTGACCAACCGCGACAATGCACCAGCAGACTATGAAATCCACGCAGCGCGTAACACTTACATTGGTGGCGATGCAACAAACGGTACTCTACTGCACGGTGAAGAAGGCGCGTTAATCGAAGAATCATTTGATTACCTAGACATTGTTGAAGAGCTTAAGCCAAAGACTTACAGCTATTCATACAACGACACTATGGGTACGCTAGATTACGTGCTAGTTGATAATGAGCTTAAAGATTTCGTTGTTGATGCTGAAGTATGGTCAATTAACGCTGTTGAATCGACGTTATTTGAATACGCTAACCAGTACACTGGCGATCTAGTGAAGTTTAACGACGCATACCGCTCTTCTGACCACGATCCAACAATTGTTGTATTCGCATTCAACAACAATGACGAAGGTTCTGAAGACGGCGATGACAACCTACCTGAAGGTGATGACGGTTCTGAAGATGGAGACAACAATACTCCTGAAGGCGATAACGGTAACGACAACGATTCACAAGAAGGTGGCGATGTGCAAGGTTCAAGCGGTGGTAGCTTTGATTTCTTGACCTTAATGCTGATTCTATCTGGATTCTTTGTCCGCGGTCGCGCTAGAAGAAACGTCTAA
- a CDS encoding DUF4149 domain-containing protein, which translates to MNLITKTVAISYVVLLSVIMGFALFSGVVVAPVLFNSITSLGEPILNRFQEGLLMTSVFVRLSYPLVVVCLVSLVYELFQYLKKSADWLALISMILMVVTGLLFVFYFVPAIVHMQERGPLVTQSAAFSSIHKASEICFKITVISGIVLAVRNILKLIR; encoded by the coding sequence ATGAACCTAATAACGAAAACTGTTGCTATCTCTTATGTTGTTTTACTGTCAGTCATTATGGGCTTTGCGCTTTTCTCCGGTGTTGTTGTGGCACCTGTACTGTTTAACTCGATTACATCCCTAGGGGAGCCCATACTCAACCGCTTCCAAGAAGGCTTGTTGATGACATCGGTATTTGTCCGCTTATCTTACCCCTTAGTTGTGGTTTGTTTGGTGTCACTGGTTTATGAATTGTTCCAATATCTGAAAAAAAGTGCAGATTGGTTGGCTTTGATCAGCATGATTTTGATGGTGGTGACGGGATTATTATTCGTTTTCTATTTCGTACCTGCAATCGTTCATATGCAAGAAAGAGGCCCTTTGGTTACACAAAGCGCGGCATTTTCATCGATTCATAAAGCGTCTGAAATTTGCTTCAAAATTACGGTTATTTCCGGAATTGTTTTAGCGGTCCGTAATATTCTTAAGTTAATTCGCTAG
- a CDS encoding phosphatase, which produces MSYKLEVDLHTHTLASDHAYSTIHDYVREAPKRGIRLFANTDHGPDMEDAPHKWHFVNSLTFPRVVDGVGILRGIESNIKDLQGNIDIDESIRSNLDIILTGFHPPVFAPRDIDSNTEAMSNVIKSGKVHVVTHPGNPNFPIHIEEIVKLAAKENVALEINNSSFLYSRKASYSNCKILATLAKQYDAPISVGSDAHNAWDLGRFDVAKALITEVGYPAQRVVNNTVDSLFAYLATKGIDIADEFEF; this is translated from the coding sequence ATGAGTTACAAGTTAGAAGTGGATTTACATACTCACACCTTAGCAAGTGATCATGCTTACAGCACCATACATGATTATGTGCGTGAAGCGCCAAAGCGCGGCATACGTTTATTTGCCAATACCGATCATGGCCCTGATATGGAAGATGCGCCTCATAAGTGGCATTTCGTAAACAGTCTGACGTTCCCTCGAGTTGTGGACGGGGTCGGTATTTTACGTGGCATAGAGAGCAATATTAAAGATCTGCAAGGCAATATCGATATTGATGAGTCTATCCGTAGCAACCTAGATATTATCCTTACTGGCTTTCATCCACCTGTGTTTGCCCCTCGAGATATCGATTCAAACACTGAGGCGATGAGTAACGTCATTAAAAGTGGCAAGGTGCATGTGGTGACGCACCCCGGCAACCCGAATTTCCCAATTCATATCGAAGAGATAGTTAAACTGGCCGCAAAAGAAAATGTCGCCCTTGAAATAAATAACAGCTCTTTTTTATATTCAAGAAAAGCCAGTTATAGCAACTGTAAAATATTGGCGACGCTAGCCAAACAATACGATGCGCCAATCAGTGTTGGCTCAGACGCGCACAATGCATGGGATTTAGGGCGTTTTGATGTCGCAAAAGCATTGATCACAGAAGTAGGTTATCCAGCGCAGCGTGTGGTGAACAATACCGTTGATTCATTGTTTGCCTATCTTGCGACAAAAGGTATTGATATTGCAGACGAATTTGAATTTTAA